A region of Caballeronia insecticola DNA encodes the following proteins:
- the phaP gene encoding TIGR01841 family phasin (Members of this family are phasins (small proteins associated with inclusions such as PHA granules). Note that several different families of phasins have been named PhaP despite very little sequence similarity to each other.), with product MFFFPQQQIASFQKASFQALMSLTNKYMDGFQKLTELNVQTIRTLVSENEGVSNPTPENASDPGAWQSKFLTQVPEKAASYRRHFFAIVSGTGEEVAREAQSQFASYGGHMNEIFKTAADSASEVQEKAAVSLETNFKQATEASVEATAGAADAVAKNTQAIVSATTDAINTGADSATKSADKANQKR from the coding sequence ATGTTCTTCTTTCCCCAGCAGCAGATAGCATCATTTCAAAAAGCTAGTTTCCAGGCCTTGATGAGTTTGACCAATAAATATATGGACGGTTTTCAAAAGCTGACGGAACTTAATGTGCAAACCATTAGGACGCTTGTTTCTGAAAACGAGGGTGTAAGCAACCCGACGCCGGAAAATGCGAGTGACCCGGGCGCATGGCAATCGAAATTCCTGACGCAAGTGCCGGAAAAAGCAGCGTCATATCGGCGGCATTTTTTCGCGATTGTTTCCGGAACGGGCGAAGAAGTGGCGCGAGAGGCGCAAAGCCAGTTTGCCTCATACGGCGGTCACATGAACGAGATCTTCAAGACCGCGGCCGATAGCGCATCCGAGGTGCAGGAGAAAGCCGCTGTGTCCTTGGAGACGAACTTCAAGCAAGCCACCGAAGCATCCGTCGAGGCGACTGCTGGCGCGGCGGATGCCGTGGCGAAGAATACTCAGGCTATTGTCTCAGCTACGACCGATGCCATTAACACCGGCGCCGATTCCGCGACGAAGTCGGCGGACAAGGCGAATCAAAAGCGCTGA